Proteins co-encoded in one Medicago truncatula cultivar Jemalong A17 chromosome 8, MtrunA17r5.0-ANR, whole genome shotgun sequence genomic window:
- the LOC25501353 gene encoding probable nucleoredoxin 1 — protein sequence MADSVADVTHNVHSILSSSDRDFLLRNTGDQVKIDSLKGKKLGFYFSASWCGPCRGFTPKLVEVYDELSPNGEFEVVFVSADKDDEAFKSYFSKMPWLAIPFSDSETRGRLDELFHVNGIPHLALLDEAGKVITEDGVDIIRVYGAEAYPFTSKRVQELKDIEEEAKRNQSLRSILASRSRDFLISSDGNEIPISELEGKTVGLHFCATSYRACTLFTQKLKEVYKKLKENGENFEVVFIPLDDEEDAFKKELESAPWLSLPLKDKTCAKLIQYFELSELPTLVIIGPDGKTLHPNAAEAIEDHGVDAYPFTPEKFSELDEIAKAKEASQTLESVLVSGDQDFVIDKDGKKIPVSELVGKTVLLYFSAHWCPPCRAFLPKLIEAYHKIKAQNNDALEVVFISSDRDQESFNEFFAGMPWLALPFGDTRKEFLSRKFKVSGIPKLVAIGPSGQTVTKEARGLVGLYGADAYPFTEKRIKEIEAQKDDIAKGWPEKVTHETHEHELVLSRRNVYCCDGCKDEGDTWSYLCAECDFDLHPNCALGDKGSINGAKEEEKPKDGWVCDGDVCTKA from the exons ATGGCGGATTCTGTTGCTGATGTCACTCACAACGTTCactctattctctcttcttccgaTAGAGACTTTCTTCTTCGAAACACCGGCGATCAG GTTAAAATTGATAGCTTGAAGGGAAAGAAACTTGGTTTCTATTTTTCAGCATCATGGTGTGGTCCGTGTCGAGGATTCACTCCAAAGTTGGTGGAGGTGTACGATGAACTCTCTCCAAATGGTGAATTTGAGGTTGTTTTTGTCTCAGCCGATAAAGATGATGAGGCTTTTAAGAGCTACTTTTCCAAGATGCCATGGCTAGCTATCCCATTTTCTGATTCAGAGACACGCGGTCGCCTTGATGAATTGTTTCATGTCAACGGAATTCCTCATCTTGCATTGCTTGATGAAGCTGGAAAAGTTATTACTGAAGATGGAGTTGACATTATCCGTGTTTATGGAGCTGAAGCATACCCTTTCACATCAAAAAGGGTTCAAGAGTTGAAAGATATAGAAGAGGAAGCTAAGAGGAACCAGTCCTTGAGATCGATATTGGCCTCTCGTTCCCGTGACTTTCTGATATCATCCGATGGAAATGAA ATACCTATCTCTGAGCTTGAGGGAAAGACAGTTGGTTTGCATTTCTGTGCGACTTCATACAGAGCATGCACGCTATTTACTCAAAAGCTTAAGGAGGTTTACAAGAAGCTGAAGGAAAATGGGGAGAACTTTGAGGTCGTGTTTATACCTTTAGATGATGAGGAAGATGCATTCAAGAAAGAATTAGAAAGTGCGCCTTGGTTATCCTTGCCTCTCAAGGACAAAACCTGTGCGAAATTAATTCAGTACTTTGAGCTATCAGAACTCCCCACCTTGGTTATTATTGGGCCAGATGGGAAAACTCTTCATCCTAATGCCGCTGAGGCCATTGAGGATCATGGGGTTGATGCGTATCCATTCACTCCTGAAAAGTTTTCTGAACTCGATGAAATAGCAAAGGCCAAGGAGGCATCTCAAACACTTGAGTCCGTTTTGGTGTCTGGCGATCAAGATTTTGTCATTGACAAAGACGGGAAGAAG ATTCCGGTATCAGAATTAGTGGGGAAAACTGTCCTCCTCTACTTCTCAGCCCACTGGTGTCCTCCATGCCGTGCGTTTCTTCCAAAACTCATTGAGGCATACCATAAGATTAAGGCACAAAACAATGATGCACTTGAAGTGGTTTTCATCTCAAGTGACAGGGATCAAGAATCGTTTAATGAATTCTTTGCGGGAATGCCATGGCTGGCACTTCCCTTTGGTGACACGAGAAAAGAATTCTTGAGTCGCAAATTCAAGGTATCTGGCATCCCCAAGCTCGTGGCGATTGGACCAAGTGGCCAGACTGTCACGAAAGAAGCTCGGGGTCTGGTTGGGCTTTATGGGGCAGATGCTTATCCTTTCACTGAAAAgagaataaaagaaatagagGCACAAAAGGATGACATTGCAAAGGGGTGGCCTGAGAAGGTGACGCATGAAACACATGAGCACGAGCTTGTATTGTCGCGCCGCAATGTTTATTGCTGCGATGGTTGCAAGGATGAGGGAGATACTTGGTCATACTTATGTGCAGAGTGTGACTTTGATCTCCATCCAAATTGTGCGCTGGGAGACAAAGGAAGCATAAATGGTGCCAAGGAAGAAGAGAAGCCCAAAGATGGATGGGTTTGTGATGGAGATGTCTGCACCAAAGCCTGA
- the LOC25501354 gene encoding uncharacterized protein isoform X1 — protein sequence MHVPSSYLSIFIAHPPYLSILKILYSSHFQVPSLKASSQNLIISFYLVFMMGESEGTKFSLDARKNEKVRFPKRLDPAISKFFVQLPHKFQNIVKNQMSRLAKHEGMNWGRSVQRNGSVTFSASEAELKEQLQAWKENPSWVDKPPEIKVTVPKGSLCNLNVEVDVGLPPDAVYNIVIDPDNRRVFKNIKEVISRKVLVDEGHRQVVDLQQAAIWRFLWWSGTISINVLVDQNRNDYSMKFKQTKTGFMKKFEGCWRVEPLFVDEATCYPFKPVTKEDYNMCTRGKGRIGSKVRLQQILQPAIVPPPPISWYLRGITSKTTEMLITDLLAETTRIRGGYEAEKSKEEIQGKHGENLDLIANTNNIKERWILRRKNAKQSHRRPLDC from the exons ATGCACGTGCCTTCTTCTTACTTATCTATCTTCATCGCTCATCCTCCATACCTTTCAATTCTCAAGATATTGTACAGTTCCCATTTCCAAGTTCCATCTTTGAAGGCAAGTTCTCAAAACTTAATCATATCATTTTATCTT GTTTTTATGATGGGTGAATCAGAGGGTACCAAATTCAGCTTAGATGCTAGAAAGAATGAAAAAGTTAGGTTTCCAAAACGATTGGATCCTGCAATATCTAAATTTTTTGTGCAGCTACCTCAcaagtttcaaaatattgtAAAG AATCAGATGAGTAGATTAGCGAAACATGAAGGAATGAATTGGGGGAGATCTGTTCAGAGAAATGGGAGTGTAACTTttagtgcttctgaagctgaactGAAGGAACAACTGCAAGCATGGAAAGAAAATCCTTCTTGGGTTGATAAGCCACCAGAAATAAAG GTGACTGTTCCCAAAGGTTCTCTTTGCAACCTCAATGTAGAAGTTGATGTTGGGCTTCCCCCTGATGCAGTATATAACATAGTGATAGATCCTGACAATAGAAGAgttttcaaaaatatcaaa GAAGTGATATCCAGAAAAGTTTTGGTTGATGAGGGTCATAGGCAAGTGGTTGATCTTCAGCAAGCAGCTATTTGGAGATTTCTTTGGTGGTCTGGCACTATTTCAATTAATGTTTTGGTCgatcaaaacagaaatgatTACTCT ATGAAGTTCAAGCAAACCAAGACAGGATTCATGAAAAAATTTGAGGGCTGCTGGAGAGTAGAGCCTTTATTTGTCGATGAAGCAACCTGCTATCCCTTTAAACCCGTAACAAAGGAAGATTACAATATGTGTACAAGAGGAAAAGGAAGAATTGGATCTAAAGTTCGCCTACAACAAATACTTCAGCCAGCCATTGTCCCTCCACCTCCCATATCATGGTATTTGAGAGGAATCACTTCCAAGACGACTGAAATGCTTATAACTGATCTACTTGCAGAAACTACCAGAATCAGAGGAGGATATGAGGCTGAAAAGTCCAAGGAAGAGATTCAAGGAAAGCATGGTGAAAACTTGGACCTCATAGCTAACACGAATAACATTAAAGAGAGATGGATTTTAAGGAGAAAAAATGCGAAGCAGAGTCATAGAAGACCGTTAGACTGCTAA
- the LOC25501354 gene encoding uncharacterized protein isoform X2, whose product MHVPSSYLSIFIAHPPYLSILKILYSSHFQVPSLKVFMMGESEGTKFSLDARKNEKVRFPKRLDPAISKFFVQLPHKFQNIVKNQMSRLAKHEGMNWGRSVQRNGSVTFSASEAELKEQLQAWKENPSWVDKPPEIKVTVPKGSLCNLNVEVDVGLPPDAVYNIVIDPDNRRVFKNIKEVISRKVLVDEGHRQVVDLQQAAIWRFLWWSGTISINVLVDQNRNDYSMKFKQTKTGFMKKFEGCWRVEPLFVDEATCYPFKPVTKEDYNMCTRGKGRIGSKVRLQQILQPAIVPPPPISWYLRGITSKTTEMLITDLLAETTRIRGGYEAEKSKEEIQGKHGENLDLIANTNNIKERWILRRKNAKQSHRRPLDC is encoded by the exons ATGCACGTGCCTTCTTCTTACTTATCTATCTTCATCGCTCATCCTCCATACCTTTCAATTCTCAAGATATTGTACAGTTCCCATTTCCAAGTTCCATCTTTGAAG GTTTTTATGATGGGTGAATCAGAGGGTACCAAATTCAGCTTAGATGCTAGAAAGAATGAAAAAGTTAGGTTTCCAAAACGATTGGATCCTGCAATATCTAAATTTTTTGTGCAGCTACCTCAcaagtttcaaaatattgtAAAG AATCAGATGAGTAGATTAGCGAAACATGAAGGAATGAATTGGGGGAGATCTGTTCAGAGAAATGGGAGTGTAACTTttagtgcttctgaagctgaactGAAGGAACAACTGCAAGCATGGAAAGAAAATCCTTCTTGGGTTGATAAGCCACCAGAAATAAAG GTGACTGTTCCCAAAGGTTCTCTTTGCAACCTCAATGTAGAAGTTGATGTTGGGCTTCCCCCTGATGCAGTATATAACATAGTGATAGATCCTGACAATAGAAGAgttttcaaaaatatcaaa GAAGTGATATCCAGAAAAGTTTTGGTTGATGAGGGTCATAGGCAAGTGGTTGATCTTCAGCAAGCAGCTATTTGGAGATTTCTTTGGTGGTCTGGCACTATTTCAATTAATGTTTTGGTCgatcaaaacagaaatgatTACTCT ATGAAGTTCAAGCAAACCAAGACAGGATTCATGAAAAAATTTGAGGGCTGCTGGAGAGTAGAGCCTTTATTTGTCGATGAAGCAACCTGCTATCCCTTTAAACCCGTAACAAAGGAAGATTACAATATGTGTACAAGAGGAAAAGGAAGAATTGGATCTAAAGTTCGCCTACAACAAATACTTCAGCCAGCCATTGTCCCTCCACCTCCCATATCATGGTATTTGAGAGGAATCACTTCCAAGACGACTGAAATGCTTATAACTGATCTACTTGCAGAAACTACCAGAATCAGAGGAGGATATGAGGCTGAAAAGTCCAAGGAAGAGATTCAAGGAAAGCATGGTGAAAACTTGGACCTCATAGCTAACACGAATAACATTAAAGAGAGATGGATTTTAAGGAGAAAAAATGCGAAGCAGAGTCATAGAAGACCGTTAGACTGCTAA
- the LOC25501354 gene encoding uncharacterized protein isoform X3: MMGESEGTKFSLDARKNEKVRFPKRLDPAISKFFVQLPHKFQNIVKNQMSRLAKHEGMNWGRSVQRNGSVTFSASEAELKEQLQAWKENPSWVDKPPEIKVTVPKGSLCNLNVEVDVGLPPDAVYNIVIDPDNRRVFKNIKEVISRKVLVDEGHRQVVDLQQAAIWRFLWWSGTISINVLVDQNRNDYSMKFKQTKTGFMKKFEGCWRVEPLFVDEATCYPFKPVTKEDYNMCTRGKGRIGSKVRLQQILQPAIVPPPPISWYLRGITSKTTEMLITDLLAETTRIRGGYEAEKSKEEIQGKHGENLDLIANTNNIKERWILRRKNAKQSHRRPLDC; this comes from the exons ATGATGGGTGAATCAGAGGGTACCAAATTCAGCTTAGATGCTAGAAAGAATGAAAAAGTTAGGTTTCCAAAACGATTGGATCCTGCAATATCTAAATTTTTTGTGCAGCTACCTCAcaagtttcaaaatattgtAAAG AATCAGATGAGTAGATTAGCGAAACATGAAGGAATGAATTGGGGGAGATCTGTTCAGAGAAATGGGAGTGTAACTTttagtgcttctgaagctgaactGAAGGAACAACTGCAAGCATGGAAAGAAAATCCTTCTTGGGTTGATAAGCCACCAGAAATAAAG GTGACTGTTCCCAAAGGTTCTCTTTGCAACCTCAATGTAGAAGTTGATGTTGGGCTTCCCCCTGATGCAGTATATAACATAGTGATAGATCCTGACAATAGAAGAgttttcaaaaatatcaaa GAAGTGATATCCAGAAAAGTTTTGGTTGATGAGGGTCATAGGCAAGTGGTTGATCTTCAGCAAGCAGCTATTTGGAGATTTCTTTGGTGGTCTGGCACTATTTCAATTAATGTTTTGGTCgatcaaaacagaaatgatTACTCT ATGAAGTTCAAGCAAACCAAGACAGGATTCATGAAAAAATTTGAGGGCTGCTGGAGAGTAGAGCCTTTATTTGTCGATGAAGCAACCTGCTATCCCTTTAAACCCGTAACAAAGGAAGATTACAATATGTGTACAAGAGGAAAAGGAAGAATTGGATCTAAAGTTCGCCTACAACAAATACTTCAGCCAGCCATTGTCCCTCCACCTCCCATATCATGGTATTTGAGAGGAATCACTTCCAAGACGACTGAAATGCTTATAACTGATCTACTTGCAGAAACTACCAGAATCAGAGGAGGATATGAGGCTGAAAAGTCCAAGGAAGAGATTCAAGGAAAGCATGGTGAAAACTTGGACCTCATAGCTAACACGAATAACATTAAAGAGAGATGGATTTTAAGGAGAAAAAATGCGAAGCAGAGTCATAGAAGACCGTTAGACTGCTAA
- the LOC25501355 gene encoding pentatricopeptide repeat-containing protein At5g14770, mitochondrial has protein sequence MMKHHLKNVQTNNLVSLLSSTRVTRTFHSTPITKFSSQLHKDPILIPPTKTHLYVSFFYTLISLYLKCGRFSTASDTFSRMRAFDFVPSLHFWKNLLSEFNASGLVSQVKVMYSDMVFCGVVPDVFSVNVLVHSLCKVGDLDLALGYLRNNDVIDNVTYNTVIWGFCQKGLVDQGFGLLSEMVKRGLCVDSITCNILVKGYCRIGFVRYAEWVMYNLVDGGVTKDVIGLNTLIDGYCECGLMSQAMDLMEKRWRGDVEIDVVTYNTLLKAFCKMGDLKRAESLFNEIFAFQKDEDQLTNNDVVTQNEIRNLQPTLVTYTTLISAYCKFVGVEESLSLSEQMIMNGIMSDVVTCSSILYALCRHGKLTEAAVFFKEMYEMGLDPNHVSYATIINSLFKSGRVMEAFNLQSQMVVRGVSFDIVTCTTIMDGLFKVRKTKEAEEMFETILKLNLAPNCVTYSALLDGYCKLGEMELAELVLQKMQKEHVPPNVITFSSIINGYAKKGMLSKAVDVLREMVQRNIMPNTFVYAILIDAFFRAGKQDVANGYYKEIKVHRLEESNVIFDILLNNLKRVGRMDAARPLVKDMHSKGIDPDIVNYTSLIDGYFKEGNESAALSIVQEMTEKNTRFDVVACNTLIKGLLRLGKYDPQNVCSRMIELGLAPNCVTYNTIINSYCIKGNIEDALGILIEMKSYGIMPNAVTYNILIGGLCKTGDVQKAADVLNEMLVMGVVPTPITHKFLVKAYSRFKKADTILQIHNKLIDMGLKLTLTVYNTLITVLCRLGMTRKAKVVLDEMVKRGISADYVTYNALIRGYCTGSHVEKAFKTYLQMFVDGISPNITTYNTLLWGLSNAGLMKGTDKIVRGMKERGFVPNAATYDILVSGYGRVGNKEESTKFYREMLTKGFVPTTGTYNVLINCFAKAGRMHKAGELFNEMRTKGRIPNSSTYDILKARDRPGT, from the coding sequence ATGATGAAACATCATCTGAAGAATGTTCAAACCAACAACCTTGTATCCCTTCTCTCATCCACCAGAGTCACAAGAACCTTCCACTCTACACCCATCACAAAATTCTCCTCCCAACTCCATAAAGATCCGATTTTGATCCCACCCACCAAAACCCATCTCTATGTTTCATTCTTCTACACTCTCATTAGTCTCTACTTGAAATGTGGCAGATTCTCCACCGCCTCTGATACTTTCTCTCGCATGCGTGCCTTTGATTTTGTTCCCTCTTTACATTTCTGGAAAAACCTTTTGTCTGAATTCAATGCCTCTGGTTTGGTTTCTCAGGTAAAGGTTATGTATTCTGATATGgtgttttgtggggttgtgccTGATGTTTTCAGTGTTAATGTTTTGGTTCATTCGTTGTGTAAAGTTGGTGATTTAGATTTGGCTTTAGGATATCTTAGGAACAATGATGTTATTGATAATGTTACATATAATACTGTTATATGGGGATTCTGTCAGAAAGGGTTGGTTGATCAGGGTTTTGGTCTGTTGTCTGAAATGGTTAAAAGAGGTTTATGTGTTGATTCAATCACTTGTAATATACTAGTTAAGGGTTATTGCAGAATTGGATTTGTTCGGTATGCTGAGTGGGTTATGTACAACTTGGTTGATGGTGGGGTTACTAAAGATGTTATTGGTTTGAACACCTTGATTGATGGGTATTGTGAATGTGGGTTGATGAGTCAAGCGATGGATTTGATGGAGAAAAGATGGAGGGGTGATGTCGAGATTGACGTTGTTACTTATAATACTTTGCTTAAAGCTTTTTGTAAAATGGGTGATCTTAAAAGGGCTGAATCTCTTTTCAATGAGATTTTCGCATTTCAGAAAGACGAAGATCAGTTGACAAATAATGATGTTGTAACTCAAAATGAGATAAGAAATTTGCAGCCTACACTTGTCACATACACAACATTAATCTCTGCGTACTGTAAGTTTGTTGGAGTTGAAGAATCACTTTCTCTGTCTGAGCAGATGATTATGAATGGAATCATGTCGGATGTGGTTACTTGCAGTTCTATTCTTTATGCACTCTGTAGGCATGGTAAACTAACCGAGGCAgcagttttttttaaagagatgtATGAAATGGGTTTAGATCCTAATCATGTCTCGTATGCTACAATTATTAACTCTTTGTTCAAATCAGGGAGGGTTATGGAGGCTTTTAATCTTCAAAGCCAAATGGTTGTTCGGGGTGTTTCTTTTGATATAGTTACGTGCACAACTATAATGGATGGACTTTTCAAAGTTAGGAAAACGAAAGAGGCCGAGGAAATGTTTGAAACTATTCTAAAGCTCAATCTTGCCCCAAACTGTGTCACGTATTCGGCATTGCTTGATGGGTATTGCAAGTTAGGCGAAATGGAACTTGCAGAGTTAGTGTTACAAAAAATGCAGAAGGAACATGTTCCTCCAAATGTTATTACCTTTTCTTCCATTATAAATGGATATGCTAAAAAAGGAATGCTTAGTAAAGCAGTTGATGTGTTAAGGGAGATGGTCCAAAGGAATATTATGCCAAATACTTTTGTTTATGCAATTTTGATTGATGCCTTTTTTAGGGCAGGTAAACAAGATGTTGCTAATGGTTACTATAAGGAAATCAAAGTGCATAGATTGGAGGAAAGCAATGTCATATTTGATATCTTATTGAACAACTTGAAAAGAGTTGGGAGGATGGATGCAGCTCGACCGTTAGTTAAAGATATGCACTCCAAGGGTATCGATCCGGATATCGTTAATTACACTTCTCTAATAGATGGATACTTTAAAGAAGGAAACGAGTCGGCCGCTCTTTCCATTGTCCAGGAAATGACAGAGAAAAACACCCggtttgatgttgttgcttGCAACACTTTGATTAAGGGGCTCTTGAGGTTGGGGAAATATGACCCGCAAAATGTTTGTTCAAGAATGATAGAATTGGGTTTGGCTCCAAATTGTGTTACATATAACACTATAATTAACTCATACTGCATCAAAGGTAACATAGAAGATGCTTTGGGTATTTTGATTGAGATGAAGAGCTACGGGATAATGCCAAATGCAGTCACTTATAACATTCTGATTGGCGGGCTTTGTAAAACTGGCGACGTTCAAAAAGCAGCAGATGTTTTAAATGAAATGTTGGTTATGGGGGTTGTACCAACCCCAATTACTCACAAGTTTCTGGTTAAAGCATATTCAAGGTTTAAAAAAGCAGACACAATTTTACAAATTCATAATAAACTCATCGACATGGGCCTCAAACTCACCCTGACTGTGTATAACACACTGATTACTGTATTATGCAGATTAGGGATGACTAGAAAGGCAAAAGTGGTCCTTGATGAAATGGTAAAACGTGGAATTTCAGCTGATTATGTTACTTACAATGCCCTTATCCGCGGTTACTGTACAGGAAGTCACGTGGAGAAGGCATTTAAGACTTATTTACAGATGTTTGTTGATGGAATCTCTCCAAATATTACTACTTACAATACCCTTTTATGGGGTCTTTCAAATGCTGGTTTAATGAAAGGGACGGATAAAATAGTCAGGGGGATGAAGGAAAGAGGATTTGTCCCAAATGCTGCTACTTATGACATATTGGTTTCTGGCTATGGTAGAGTTGGAAATAAAGAAGAGTCCACTAAATTTTATCGTGAAATGTTAACCAAAGGTTTTGTTCCCACCACAGGAACATACAATGTGcttattaattgttttgcaAAAGCAGGAAGGATGCACAAAGCAGGAGAGCTTTTCAATGAGATGCGGACAAAAGGAAGAATTCCTAATTCTTCAACTTATGACATTCTAAAAGCACGAGATAGACCAGGCACTTAA
- the LOC25501356 gene encoding probable nucleoredoxin 1, which yields MADSVVNVTHDVHSLLSSPDRDFLLRNTGDQVKIDSLKGKKLGFYFSASWCGPCRSFTPTLVEVYNELSPKGDFEVVYVSRDKDDETFNNYFSKMPWLAIPFSDSEIRIRLKELFHVKGIPHLALLDDTGKVVTEDGVHIIREYGTEGYPFTSKKVQELKDIEEEAMRNQSLRSTLVSSYRDFVISSDRNEIPISEIEGKTVGLHFFTTSYKPCVLFNQKLKEVYNNLKENGENFEVVFIPLDDEEESFKKELESVPWLSLPLKDKTCLKLVKYFELSTLPSFVVIGPDGKTLHPNAADAIEDHGIDAYPFTPEKFSELDEIAKAKEASQTLESVLVSGDQDFVIEKDGKKIPVSELKGKTVLLYFSAHWCPPCREFLPKLIDAYLKIKTEDNDALEVVFISSDRDQDSFDEFFAEMPWVALPFGDSRKEFLSRKFKVAGIPKLVAIGPSGQTVTKEARDLVGIYGADAYPFTEERIKEIEAQKAAKEEEKPKDGWVCDGDVCTKA from the exons ATGGCAGATTCTGTTGTTAATGTCACTCACGATGTTCACTCTCTCCTCTCTTCTCCAGATAGAGACTTTCTTCTTCGCAACACCGGCGATCag GTAAAAATTGATAGCTTGAAGGGAAAGAAacttggtttttatttttcagcATCATGGTGTGGTCCGTGTCGATCATTCACTCCAACGTTGGTGGAGGTGTACAATGAACTCTCTCCCAAGGGTGACTTTGAGGTTGTTTATGTCTCACGTGATAAAGATGATGAGACCTTTAACAACTACTTTTCCAAGATGCCATGGCTGGCTATCCCATTTTCTGACTCAGAGATACGCATTCGCCTCAAAGAATTGTTTCATGTAAAAGGCATTCCTCATCTTGCATTGCTCGATGATACTGGAAAAGTTGTTACTGAAGACGGAGTTCACATTATCCGTGAATATGGAACTGAAGGATACCCTTTCACATCAAAAAAGGTTCAAGAGTTGAAAGATATAGAAGAGGAAGCTATGAGGAACCAGTCCTTGAGATCGACATTGGTCTCTAGCTACCGTGACTTTGTGATATCATCCGATAGAAACGAA ATACCTATCTCTGAGATTGAGGGAAAGACAGTTGGTTTGCATTTCTTTACGACTTCATACAAACCATGCGTGCTATTTAATCAAAAGCTTAAGGAGGTTTACAACAACCTGAAGGAAAATGGGGAGAACTTTGAGGTCGTGTTTATACCCTTAGATGATGAGGAAGAGTCATTCAAGAAAGAATTAGAAAGCGTGCCTTGGTTATCCTTGCCTCTCAAGGACAAAACTTGTTTGAAACTAGTTAAGTACTTTGAGCTATCAACACTCCCCTCCTTTGTTGTTATTGGGCCAGATGGGAAAACTCTTCATCCTAATGCCGCTGATGCCATTGAGGATCATGGGATAGACGCATATCCATTCACTCCTGAAAAGTTTTCTGAACTCGATGAAATAGCAAAGGCCAAGGAGGCATCTCAAACACTTGAGTCGGTTTTGGTGTCTGGCGATCAAGATTTTGTCATTGAGAAAGATGGGAAGAAG ATTCCGGTGTCGGAATTAAAGGGGAAGACTGTCCTCCTCTACTTCTCAGCCCACTGGTGTCCTCCATGCCGTGAGTTTCTTCCAAAACTCATTGATGCATACCTTAAGATCAAGACAGAAGACAATGATGCACTTGAAGTGGTTTTCATCTCTAGTGATAGGGATCAAGACTCCTTTGATGAATTCTTTGCGGAAATGCCATGGGTGGCACTTCCCTTTGGTGACTCGAGAAAAGAATTTCTAAGTCGCAAATTCAAGGTAGCTGGCATTCCTAAGCTGGTGGCGATCGGACCAAGTGGCCAGACTGTCACGAAAGAGGCTCGAGATCTGGTTGGGATTTATGGGGCAGATGCTTATCCTTTCACTGAGGAgagaataaaagaaatagagGCACAAAAAGCTGCCAAGGAAGAAGAGAAGCCCAAAGATGGATGGGTTTGTGATGGAGATGTCTGCACCAAAGCCTGA
- the LOC25501357 gene encoding pantothenate kinase 1 has protein sequence MDQREFEIQPNSDPNPSTTHVYHLALDIGGSLNKLVYFTKDDDHFVDGEAEISPRNTSEKSKGSRRNHPVLKGKLNFKKFETSKIDDCIDFIKTMKLHPGGSRQQENPGSQPISIKATGGGSYKYADPFKERLGINLDKEDEMDCLVAGANFLLEVVDREAYTYMGDQRQFVQIDQNDLYPYLLVNIGSGVSMIKVEGNGKFERVSGTSIGGGTFWGLGKLLTQCKSFDELLELSYQGNNKEVDMLVGDIYGGMDYAKIGLSSTAIASSFGKAMSDKKEREDYRPEDMARSLLRMISNNIGQISYLNALRFGLKRIFFGGFFIQRHPFTMDTLSVAVNFWSKGEAKAMFLRHEGFLGAVGAFMSSDKHGLKELLVKQEAQQSPTKLSFAVDKMNGQLDGELIGDESIECSVYAA, from the exons atggaTCAAAGAGAGTTTGAAATTCAACCAAATTCTGATCCTAATCCATCAACAACTCATGTTTATCATCTTGCTTTGGATATTGGAG GATCTCTTAATAAATTAGTATACTTCACAAAAGATGATGATCATTTTGTGGACGGTGAGGCGGAGATTTCTCCTAGAAATACTTCAGAGAAATCCAAAGGCAGTAGGAGGAACCATCCTGTTCTTAAAGGAAAGCTCAATTTTAAGAAGTTTGAAACAAGCAAGATAGATGATTGTATAGATTTTATCAAGACCATGAAACTTCATCCTGGAG GTAGTCGGCAGCAAGAAAATCCTGGAAGTCAACCAATATCTATTAag GCCACAGGTGGTGGTTCATACAAATATGCAGACCCCTTCAAAGAAAGGCTAGGGATAAATCTTGACAAGGAAGATGAAATGGATTGTCTTGTTGCAGGAGCAAATTTTCTTCTCGAG GTAGTCGACCGAGAAGCCTATACCTATATGGGTGATCAAAGGCAATTTGTGCAGATAGATCAAAATGATTTGTATCCATATCTTCTTGTTAATATTGGATCTGGTGTTAGCATGATCAAG GTGGAAGGAAATGGAAAATTCGAGCGAGTTAGTGGAACGAGTATAGGTGGAGGCACTTTCTGGGGTTTAGGAAAGCTTTTAACTCAATGCAAGAG CTTTGATGAGTTGCTGGAATTAAGTTATCAGGGCAACAACAAAGAGGTAGATATGCTTGTCGGAGATATTTATGGTGGAATGGATTATGCAAAG ATTGGTCTTTCATCTACTGCAATAGCATCTAGTTTTGGAAAGGCAATGTCTGATAAAAAGGAGCGAGAAGATTACAGACCCGAAGATATGGCTCGATCTCTTCTAAGAATGATTTCAAATAATATTGGACAG ATCTCTTACTTAAATGCCCTTCGTTTTGGGCTGAAGAGGATATTTTTTGGTGGATTTTTTATTCAGAGGCATCCTTTTACAATGGATACACTATCTGTTGCTGTTAATTTCTG gtcTAAAGGTGAGGCGAAAGCAATGTTCTTGCGGCATGAAGGGTTTCTTGGAGCTGTAGGTGCCTTCATGAGTTCTGATAAACATGGCCTCAAAGAATTATTGGTCAAGCAAGAAGCCCAACAAAGTCCGACCAAATTATCTTTCGCTGTTGATAAGATGAATGGTCAACTAGATGGTGAATTAATTGGTGATGAAAGTATTGAGTGTAGTGTGTATGCGGCTTAG